One window from the genome of Magnolia sinica isolate HGM2019 chromosome 4, MsV1, whole genome shotgun sequence encodes:
- the LOC131242529 gene encoding uncharacterized protein LOC131242529 translates to MGSTAVEKTAEELRKEIEELHRQQWEITERLRDPRGIRRAGLTANGPRNFGGPNGVRQRGLIRPADRADSEDQSAPKRRLSSAVVKVEEGELTEDAAGAKGAKQPDLTTEGGPAAMEATDRRAFDLQQRGSFRRDGNQRELRMMDVEAQPMEHMPRVLPKDEDPSLVKRNRRMLGQLLGTLEKFREEDQNLSTSEAYMRRSDSLRRAEQRAREESERLRQQEREQIAEKRRRDLTLRARVAAKAEEKKLELLFLRWSEHHKKLCNFLRTKTEPPIFYLPTKPLDDDATVLEQRKEQAFQEWKAARREELSQYQRQIGEQYITNVEAELEKWQNTRNARKANSMMNLQETMDKELETHRLEHGPKTRKIPGGNEDEEDVEDIAGEDDMMDDMLEVDDSRRADDAAKPEAGNTSPNPD, encoded by the exons ATGGGAAGCACAGCGGTGGAGAAAACCGCAGAAGAGCTCCGTAAAGAGATCGAAGAGCTCCATAGACAGCAGTgggag ATCACAGAACGCCTTCGAGATCCGAGAGGCATCCGACGTGCTGGATTGACTGCCAACGGGCCACGCAACTTTGGCGGTCCCAATGGAGTCCGTCAACGGGGTCTCATCAGACCT GCGGATAGGGCTGACTCCGAGGATCAGTCTGCACCAAAGCGGCGGCTTTCTTCAGCAGTGGTCAAG GTTGAGGAAGGAGAACTCACGGAGGATGCGGCTGGAGCAAAAGGTGCGAAGCAACCGGATTTAACCACAGAAGGAGGACCTGCTGCAATGGAAGCGACTGATAGAAGGGCATTCGATCTGCAGCAGCGTGGCAGCTTTAGGAGGGATGGGAATCAGAGGGAGTTGAGGATGATG GACGTCGAAGCTCAACCAATGGAGCACATGCCAAGGGTCTTGCCGAAAGATGAAGATCCGAGTTTGGTTAAGAGGAACAGAAGAATGCTGGGACAGCTGTTGGGGACATTAGAG AAATTCCGAGAAGAAGACCAGAACTTGTCAACATCAGAAGCGTATATGCGTCGATCAGATTCATTGCGAAGG GCGGAACAAAGGGCACGTGAAGAAAGTGAAAGGTTGCGACAGCAGGAGCGTGAACAAATTGCTGAAAAGCGGAGGCGTGATTTG ACACTTCGAGCACGTGTTGCCGCCAAGGCAGAAGAAAAGAAGCTGGAGCTGCTGTTTCTTCGGTGGAGTGAGCACCATAAAAAGCTTTGCAATTTTCTAAG GACTAAGACAGAACCTCCAATATTCTACTTGCCCACCAAACCGTTGGATGATGATGCGACTGTACTTGAGCAGCGGAAAGAACAG GCCTTCCAGGAATGGAAGGCTGCTCGAAGGGAAGAGCTATCGCAGTATCAAAGGCAGATTGGAGAGCAGTATATCACCAATGTTGAAGCGGAGCTCGAGAAATGGCAAAACACAAGGAACGCAAGGAAGGCAAACAGCATGATGAATCTACAGGAGACTATGGATAAGGAGCTGGAAACCCACAGGTTAGAGCACGGCCCCAAGACACGGAAGATCCCTGGGGGCAACGAGGATGAGGAGGATGTTGAGGACATTGCTGGTGAAGACGACATGATGGACGACATGCTCGAGGTCGATGATAGCAGGAGGGCAGATGATGCAGCCAAGCCAGAAGCAGGTAATACCAGTCCCAACCCTGACTAA